A section of the Fusarium falciforme chromosome 8, complete sequence genome encodes:
- a CDS encoding Amb-all domain-containing protein: MKSYALLSLLPAVLACANPKTNECAKAVAANGSSFCSSVSETAELPSWASACSKKNLAKECGCQFAAGGDSAPAPASEAAEEPVQTQAPAATTLATVVAPSAVASSAPVEEEPVEVPASSAAGNSPATSAAASQPSSPAGGEVTEGGSCGAAAVDELVGYGDGTTGGGSGEGVTVTSCADLTSAVANGGVIKIDGQLSGCDIIRLEGDTTILGVGSGSGLVGGGFRMKDVSNVILRNLKMSNPPEGKDLIDIESSTYVWVDHCDLSAEGITGDKDHYDGLCDAKRGSDFITISWTKFSDHWKASLIGHSDNAGADDTGKLHVTYHHNYWSNINSRAPSVRFGTAHIYSSCYEDVPTSGVNSRMGAQVLVEQNSFNNVQRAIVTNLDSKEEGFASNKNNIFTNSDTQITQEKEFTPPYSYTTDPASCICELVKAKAGTGVVA; the protein is encoded by the exons ATGAAGTCTTACGcccttctttctctcctcCCGGCCGTCCTGGCCTGCGCCAACCCCAAGACCAACGAGTGCGCCAAGGCCGTTGCCGCCAACGGCTCGTCTTTCTGCTCTTCTGTGAGCGAGACCGCCGAGCTCCCCTCGTGGGCTTCTGCCTGCAGCAAGAAAAACCTGGCCAAGGAGTGTGGGTGCCAGTTTGCCGCCGGCGGCGACTctgctcccgctcccgcctccgaggctgctgaggagcCTGTCCAGACTCAGGCCCCTGCTGCTACTACACTTGCTACTGTTGTTGCTCCCTCGGCTGTTGCTTCTAGCGCTcctgttgaggaggagcctgTTGAGGTTCCCGCCTCTTCCGCTGCTGGAAACTCTCCTGCtacttctgctgctgcttcgcAGCCTTCCTCCCCCGCTGGTGGTGAGGTTACTGAGGGTGGTAGCTGCGGTGCTGCCGCTGTCGATGAGCTCGTTGGCTACGGTGATGGAACTACTGGTGGTGGCAGCGGAGAGGGTGTCACTGTCACTTCTTGCGCAGACCTCACCTCGGCTGTTGCCAACGGCGGTGTCATCAAGATTGATGGCCAGCTGTCTGGCTGCGACATCATCCGCCTTGAGGGCGACACCACCATCCTCGGTGttggctccggctccg GTCTCGTCGGTGGCGGTTTCCGCATGAAGGACGTGTCCAACGTCATCCTCCGCAACCTCAAGATGAGCAACCCTCCCGAGGGCAAGGATCTGATCGACATTGAGAGCTCCACCTACGTCTGGGTTGACCACTGCGACCTCTCGGCCGAGGGCATCACCGGCGACAAGGACCACTATGACGGTCTCTGCGACGCCAAGCGCGGCTCCgacttcatcaccatcagctGGACCAAGTTCTCCGACCACTGGAAGGCCAGCCTGATCGGCCACAGCGACAACGCCGGTGCTGATGACACTGGCAAGCTCCACGTCACCTACCACCACAACTACTGGTCCAACATCAACTCGCGAGCTCCCTCTGTGCGCTTCGGTACCGCCCACATCTACAGCAGCTGCTACGAGGACGTCCCCACCTCTGGTGTCAACTCCCGCATGGGCGCCCAGGTGCTCGTTGAGCAGAACTCGTTCAACAACGTCCAGCGCGCCATCGTCACCAACCTCGACAGCAAGGAGGAGGGTTTCGCctccaacaagaacaacatcTTTACCAATAGCGACACCCAGATCACCCAGGAGAAGGAGTTTACTCCTCCCTACAGCTACAC CACCGACCCTGCCAGCTGCATTTGcgagctcgtcaaggccaaggccggtACTGGAGTCGTCGCTTAG
- a CDS encoding MFS domain-containing protein, producing the protein MLHHDKNTAATAQDNSSTEKVDYEKAVSLHENTSDEVFDVKSTKRLLRKMDTHLLPFLALLYLLSFLDRANIGNAKLAGLEESLGMTGKWDYNIAVSVFFPFYVAAEIPSNLAMKRFRPSIWIPFIMIIWSAMTCVMGVVHNFGGLLATRMALGLAEGGLFPGITYYITMWYKRHECGLRMAIFFSAATAAGAFGGLLARGIMEMDGVGGLDGWAWIFILEGLVTFCFAVMAFFVMYDYPDTAKFLDDTERKEVVRRLEEDRSVLSDEFKWQFFRDALKDWKIWVHMVITIGIYTPLYSISIFLPTIVKGLGYTNEMAQLMTVPPYVVACLFTIAGGYAADKHGQRGIYMIFFCCVAIVGFVILAAVESNGAKYFGAFMITCGIYPNVPQGVAWNGNNIGGSLKRGVGIAMHVGFGNLGGAVSGFVYRKDDAPHYKSGHATLIGTTTMSCILSILMTIYLRRENARRDSTHKAPHEYTRAEKELEQDSGDNATFFRYTV; encoded by the exons ATGCTTCACCACGACAAGAACACTGCGGCTACCGCCCAGGACAACTCGTCCACAGAAAAGGTCGACTATGAGAAGGCCGTCTCTCTCCACGAGAACACCTCCGATGAGGTCTTTGACGTCAAGTCCACCAAGCGTCTTCTCCGCAAGATGGACACCCACCTCCTCCCcttcctcgcccttctcTACCTTCTTTCCTTCCTCGATCGTGCCAACATTGGCAATGCCAAGCTGGCCGGTCTCGAGGAGTCCCTGGGCATGACTGGCAAGTGGGACTACAAT ATCGCCGTGTccgtcttcttccccttctaTGTCGCGGCTGAGATCCCATCCAACCTGGCCATGAAGCGATTCCGCCCCTCTATCTGGATCCCCTTCATCATGATTATCTGGTCTGCCATGACCTGTGTCATGGGTGTTGTCCACAACTTTGGTGGTCTCCTGGCTACCCGCATGGCTCTCGGTCTTGCTGAGGGTGGTCTCTTCCCCGGTATCACCTACTACATCACCATGTGGTACAAGCGCCACGAGTGCGGTCTCCGcatggccatcttcttctccgctGCCACTGCTGCTGGTGCCTTCGGTGGTCTCCTGGCCCGTGGTATCATGGAGATGGACGGTGTTGGTGGTCTCGACGGCTGGGCCtggatcttcatcctcgagggTCTCGTCACCTTCTGCTTCGCTGTCATGGCCTTCTTCGTCATGTACGACTACCCCGACActgccaagttcctcgaCGACACTGAGCGCAAGGAGGTTGTCCGCCGCCTCGAAGAGGACCGATCCGTTCTCTCTGATGAGTTCAAGTGGCAGTTCTTCCGTGATGCCCTCAAGGACTGGAAGATCTGGGTCCACATGGTCATCACCATCGGCATCTACACCCCTCTctactccatctccatcttcctgCCCACCATTGTCAAGGGTCTCGGCTACACCAACGAGATGGCTCAGCTCATGACTGTCCCTCCCTATGTCGTCGCCTGCCTGTTCACCATCGCCGGTGGTTACGCCGCTGATAAGCACGGTCAGCGTGGTATCTACAtgatcttcttctgctgcGTCGC CATCGTCGGCTTTGTCATTCTTGCTGCTGTCGAGTCCAACGGTGCCAAGTACTTCGGTGCCTTCATGATCACCTGCGGTATCTACCCCAACGTTCCTCAGGGTGTCGCCTGGAACGGCAACAACATCGGTGGCTCCCTCAAGCGAGGTGTTGGTATTGCCATGCACGTCGGCTTC GGTAACCTCGGTGGTGCCGTCTCTGGCTTTGTCTACCGCAAGGACGATGCTCCTCACTACAAGTCCGGCCACGCTACCCTCATTGGCACTACCACCATGAGCTgcatcctctccatcctcatgACCATCTACCTCCGCCGCGAGAACGCCCGCCGCGACAGCACCCACAAGGCTCCCCATGAGTACACCCGCGCCGAGAAGGAGTTGGAGCAGGACTCTGGCGACAACGCCACCTTCTTCCGATACACCGTCTAA
- a CDS encoding Protein HRI1, which translates to MGSISVRKWIRWVPEEASEPTSTLVLTSPGRHFVDLRIYLPEGHQGSWTGQHDPLPLSRLEWGIAGISISTKRPDSTGKLTSYSAFHQWISSRTLTPELFPDAGFMYPQPNDLTLEKGSMLNPDTGVEGEYEELWHDVDPTAVPGEGGVRILVVQLHDDEHRTRGSVVRLGRHMQGFVRVGDDVALERWEWDEGWKRTVKIGEIGLPCEKILKGENLSEGDVVDVGGKPWMVVEESGRRDTPSKL; encoded by the exons ATGGGCAGCATCTCGGTACGCAAATGGATCCGCTGGGTCCCTGAGGAGGCTAGCGAGCCGACTTCCACTCTCGTCCTCACCTCTCCCGGGCGGCACTTTGTTGACCTGCGTATCTACCTACCGGAAGGCCACCAAGGGTCCTGGACTGGTCAACATG ACCCTCTACCCTTATCCCGCCTAGAATGGGGAATCGCCGGCATCTCAATCTCGACCAAACGCCCCGACTCAACTGGCAAGCTGACATCCTACTCAGCCTTCCACCAGTGGATCTCATCCCGCACCTTGACACCAGAGCTCTTCCCCGACGCGGGCTTCATGTACCCCCAGCCCAACGACCTCACCCTCGAAAAGGGCTCCATGCTCAACCCCGACACGGGCGTCGAAGGCGAGTACGAGGAGCTCTGGCACGATGTCGACCCCACCGCCGTCCCCGGTGAGGGCGGTGTGAGGATTCTGGTGGTCCAGCTGCATGACGATGAGCACCGCACGAGGGGCTCGGTCGTGAGGCTGGGGAGGCATATGCAGGGTTTTGTGAGGGTTGGGGATGACGTTGCGCTGGAAAGGTGGGAGTGGGATGAGGGGTGGAAGAGGACAGTGAAGATTGGAGAGATTGGGCTGCCGTGTGAGAAGATCTTGAAGGGCGAGAATTTGAGCGAGGGCGATGTTGTCGATGTAGGAGGAAAGCCGTGGATGGTTGTTGAAGAGAGCGGGAGACGCGATACCCCCTCGAAGCTGTAA